A genomic window from Carassius carassius chromosome 29, fCarCar2.1, whole genome shotgun sequence includes:
- the LOC132109410 gene encoding zinc finger protein ubi-d4-like, whose amino-acid sequence MATAVENIVKVLGEQYYKDALEQCHSYNARLCAERSILMPFLDSQTGVAQSNCYIWMEKRHRSAGSAPGQLYTYPARRWRKKRRAHPPEDPALVFSPLKAAELDLNLKKDVLGPLDGSSLEALLKGEPLDKRVSTELRPPEDETSLTEITGTSAASSSTRIRKRVLEPEDYLDDLDDEDFEEETPKRRGKGKSKGRGVGNGKKKMEAAAAAQEDRDKPYACDICGKRYKNRPGLSYHYTHSHLADEEGEDREEPEMHTPVPREEHKTPKKGPNGLALPNDYCDFCLGDSNMNQKTGQSEELVSCSDCGRSGHPSCLQFTAVMMAAVKTYRWQCIECKCCNVCGTSENDDQLLFCDDCDRGYHMYCLSPPMADPPEGSWSCHLCLALLKDKASIYQIQNPAME is encoded by the exons ATGGCGACTGCCGTGGAGAACATCGTTAAAGT GCTTGGAGAGCAGTACTATAAAGATGCTTTGGAGCAGTGTCACAGTTATAACGCCCGGCTGTGTGCCGAGAGGAGCATCCTCATGCCCTTCCTGGACTCCCAGACTGGAGTCGCTCAAAGCAACTGTTATATTTGGATGGAGAAGAGACACAGGAGTGCAG GTAGCGCACCGGGACAGCTGTACACATATCCTGCTCGCCGATGGAGGAAGAAGAGAAGAGCTCACCCACCAGAAGACCCTGCTCTGGTTTTTTCTCCACTCAAAGCTG CTGAGCTGGACCTGAACCTGAAAAAAGATGTGTTGGGGCCGTTGGATGGAAGCAGTCTGGAAGCCTTGCTGAAAGGAGAGCCGCTGGATAAAAGAGTGTCCACCGAGCTCAGACCGCCGGAGGACGAAACCAGTCTGACTGAAATCACTGGGACCAGTGCAGCCAGCAGCTCCACACGCATCAGGAAG AGAGTCCTTGAGCCGGAAGACTACTTGGATGATCTGGATGATGAAGATTTTGAGGAGGAGACCccaaaaagaagaggaaaaggaaAGTCTAAG GGTCGAGGAGTTGGCAATGGGAAAAAGAAAATGGAAGCTGCTGCAGCTGCACAGGAAGATCGAGACAAACCATACGCTTGTGACA TCTGTGGGAAACGCTATAAAAacagaccaggtttgagttacCACTACACTCACTCTCACCTGGCTGATGAGGAAGGAGAGGACCGAGAGGAGCCTGAGATGCACACACCTGTACCACGAGAGGAACACAAGA CTCCTAAGAAAGGACCAAATGGCCTGGCGTTACCTAATGACTACTGTGACTTCTGCCTGGGCGACTCCAACATGAACCAGAAAACAGGCCAGTCGGAGGAACTGGTGTCCTGCTCTGACTGTGGACGTTCAG GACATCCTTCATGCCTGCAGTTCACTGCCGTGATGATGGCAGCTGTGAAGACTTACCGCTGGCAGTGCATCGAGTGCAAGTGCTGCAACGTTTGTGGGACATCTGAGAACGAC GACCAGCTTCTGTTCTGTGATGACTGTGACAGAGGATACCACATGTACTGCCTCAGCCCTCCCATGGCAGACCCTCCAGAAG GAAGCTGGAGTTGCCACCTGTGTCTGGCTCTTCTGAAGGACAAGGCCTCAATTTATCAGATCCAAAACCCCGCGATGGAGTGA
- the LOC132109411 gene encoding heterogeneous nuclear ribonucleoprotein A0-like: MTQMENQLCKLFVGGLNVQTTDDGLRNHFEQYGALTDCVVVQNQQLKRSRCFGFVTYSSPEEADSAMAARPHVLDGNTVELKRAVAREDAGKPEALAKVKKIFIGGLKDDIEEDHLLDCFSQFGAVEKAEVITDKETGKKRGFGFVYFEDNDSADKAVVLKYHVINGHKVEVKKALTKQEMQAAGSRGGRGGRGMGRPQNGYGARGGGYGNYSSGGGYGGNDGYGGGYGGGYGGGYGDQMEGYGGGNGYNDFGSGYGQQSSGYGPMKERTQWKELNKISLPNAAA, encoded by the coding sequence ATGACTCAGATGGAAAATCAACTGTGCAAGCTGTTTGTCGGCGGCCTCAACGTCCAGACCACCGACGACGGCCTGCGAAATCATTTTGAGCAATACGGAGCGCTCACGGACTGCGTGGTCGTGCAGAACCAGCAGCTGAAGCGCTCGCGTTGTTTCGGTTTCGTGACGTACTCGAGCCCCGAGGAGGCGGACTCGGCCATGGCGGCCCGACCGCACGTTCTTGACGGTAACACCGTCGAGCTGAAGCGGGCCGTGGCCCGGGAAGACGCAGGCAAACCCGAGGCCCTCGCGAAGGTGAAGAAGATATTCATCGGCGGGCTTAAAGACGACATCGAGGAGGATCACCTCCTCGACTGCTTTTCCCAGTTCGGCGCGGTGGAGAAGGCGGAGGTTATCACGGACAAAGAGACCGGAAAGAAGCGCGGCTTCGGCTTCGTGTATTTCGAGGACAACGACTCGGCCGATAAAGCAGTGGTGCTCAAGTACCACGTTATTAACGGGCATAAAGTGGAAGTGAAGAAAGCCCTAACCAAGCAGGAGATGCAGGCCGCTGGGAGTCGTGGTGGCCGCGGCGGGAGGGGGATGGGCAGGCCCCAGAACGGCTACGGCGCGCGCGGCGGCGGGTACGGGAACTACAGCAGCGGCGGCGGGTATGGAGGCAATGACGGCTACGGCGGAGGCTACGGAGGCGGGTATGGGGGAGGCTACGGGGACCAAATGGAGGGCTACGGCGGTGGTAACGGCTACAATGACTTTGGCAGCGGCTATGGCCAGCAGTCCTCTGGCTATGGCCCAATGAAAG